The sequence TCCACCCCGGAGAAGTTCAGGTAGAGGGACCCGCCGCTCGCTCGGAGGAACTCCTGGAGCACCGGGTCGAGGTCCTCGGGTTTCTCGAACGTCTTGCCCTCTCGGGCGGCGAGATGCGGGAGATTGAGGATCGGGACCGTTCCTTTGACCCGTCGGACGAGCTCGAGCACCTCCTGCTGGGAGCCGAAAACGTCCGGGTGTCCGCTCGGCTCGATCCCGAGGCGGACCGTGCCCTTGCTGTACTGGTTGAGCCAGGTCGAGAGCTCCTGAACGATCTGCGTGATTGCCTCGATCGACTGGTCGTGGCCGACCGCGCCGTAGAACCCGAGGTGGGTCATCACCATCCGGGCGCCGAGGCCCTCGGCGAGCACCGCCGCCCACTGGATCTGGCGTTGCGAGCGTTCCCGAGCCTCGTCGCTGCCGAAGAAGTCGACGTAGTACGGGGCGTGCAGCGTGAGATCGACGTCCAGTGCCCGCGCGAGCGCTTTCGTCTGCTGGAGATCCGTGTAGTCCTTCGCGAGGCTCGTGCTGATCGTCGTGACGTTGTCGCGACGCTTGAGCGGGCTCGTCAGCATCGCCAAGGTCGGTTGGGCCCCCGCGGCGCCGTTGTTGCCCACCGTTACGACCAGCTGCTGGAGGAGTTCCCGCGGGCTCTTCGCCACCTCCTCGTCCATGGCGAGCCGCGAGAGCGGATTGACCTTGATGAACTGGATCTCCATGGCGGTGAGGCCGAGATGGTGAATGTCCGCGATCCCATCGCGCAGGGTTCGGCCCTTGCACGAAAGAGGGATCCCCGCAGGTCCAAAACGGATCACGAGTAATCGACCCTCAAAAACAGTGGGCCGAGGTCATATCGTCCCTCTATTTATCGGGGCTCCCGGCGCACGGCCGCCTCGCTTCGGGTCCGTCGAGAGTGTCTAGAGGGGGCCGGGCGGCACGGAAGTGGGTGCGCTCGGACGCCCGCGCTTCGCCGAGAAGCCGAGGCCGATCAGGTACATCTCGGAGGACTGTTCGCGCGAGGCGGGAGGCTTCGTGCGGGCCCATCGGGCGAAGTACGGGCGCAGTTCCTCCTCGAGCTCCCCGCGCATGTCGCCGTCGAACACCTTCGCGGCGAAGGAGCCGTTCTCGCGGAGTACCTCGCGGGCGAGCGCGAACGCCGCGCGAACGAGCTCCACGCTGCGGGCGTGATCGGTCGCGTACGCCCCGCTGATCCGGGGCGAGAGATCGGAGAGCACCGTGTCGAACCCGACGCGTCCGAGTCGCGCGAGAAGTCTCGGGTCACCGACCCGGCCGTGGATCGGGTGGATGCCCTCGGCGGCCTCGAAGGCGCGCTGGTCGACCGCCACGACCGTGCCCCGAGGGCCGATGAGGTCGCGCGCGACGAGCGACCAGCCGCCGGGGGCGGCCCCGAGATCGAGGACCCGGGCCCCGGGCCGGAGGATGGGAAATCGGGAGGCGAGGAACGTCAGCTTGAACGCCGCCCGCGAGCGCAATCCCTCCTTCTGCGCCGCGCGGTAGTACGGATCGCGCCGACGCTCTGCCACAAACCGTCGGACCATGGGAACACGGCCGAGGAATCGACCGTACTTGAAGCGGCCCCGAGCGGGAGCCGGGCGGCCGGTGGGGCCGTCCGAATTTGAATCGGAGTCTCTTGCACCCCAAGCAAGAAGGATGGTCCAAGCTACCCCACGGCCCCGAAACCGCGCCGGCGGGTTCGGGACCGGGGCCGCTTAGATAAGGTTGCCCCGAGAACGGCGAGCTAATGCACGAGGAGCCAGGCGACCGTGCCTGCAGCGCCGATAATCGCTGTGCTGGCGATGGCGAGCCAGAAGAACATCCGGAGCTCCTGCCTTCCCCACTGCGGGCTCACGTCCGGCGATGGGGTCGAGCTTCCCGGAGTGGTCCCGTAGGGCGTCTCCCAGCCGGCCGTAGAATCGCTCATGCTCGTTAGCACGAGGAGGCGCGGCCGTTCTTAATCCCTGCGTTCTTTCGCCCCGGCTCCCCCGGTGCCGGGGCGGTACTCGAGCGCGGGCTCACGCCGCGAACCAGGGCAGGCGGGCCGAGGGGCCCGTCGGCTTGAGGACCAAGAGGTGCAGGTTGGCGCCGGGGTCCCCCGGGGCGTAGGAGTCCTTCATCGCCATCTGGTAGATCAGGAAGAGCGCCTCCTCGTCCGTTCTCACGTCGAGCGAGCGGTGGACGTCGATGCCGAATCGCGTACGCAGGAGCGTCAGCATCTCCTCGAAGTCGATCTGCGCGGCGCCCTCGCTGTCCTGAGCGCGCTGGAACATCCCCACGACGACCCCCGTGGCGATCCGCAGGACCTCCCGGCGGTCAACGACGCGCGGGTGCCAGTGGGGGGCGATGTCCCCCTGCACGGGGACGGGGACGACGAGGATCGCGAGCTCGGAGTCGATCGGCGAGTACTTCCCTCGGGCGATCCGGTCCCAGGCCTCATCCGCGGCACG is a genomic window of Thermoplasmata archaeon containing:
- a CDS encoding RlmE family RNA methyltransferase, producing the protein MVRRFVAERRRDPYYRAAQKEGLRSRAAFKLTFLASRFPILRPGARVLDLGAAPGGWSLVARDLIGPRGTVVAVDQRAFEAAEGIHPIHGRVGDPRLLARLGRVGFDTVLSDLSPRISGAYATDHARSVELVRAAFALAREVLRENGSFAAKVFDGDMRGELEEELRPYFARWARTKPPASREQSSEMYLIGLGFSAKRGRPSAPTSVPPGPL
- a CDS encoding TIM barrel protein; translation: MIRFGPAGIPLSCKGRTLRDGIADIHHLGLTAMEIQFIKVNPLSRLAMDEEVAKSPRELLQQLVVTVGNNGAAGAQPTLAMLTSPLKRRDNVTTISTSLAKDYTDLQQTKALARALDVDLTLHAPYYVDFFGSDEARERSQRQIQWAAVLAEGLGARMVMTHLGFYGAVGHDQSIEAITQIVQELSTWLNQYSKGTVRLGIEPSGHPDVFGSQQEVLELVRRVKGTVPILNLPHLAAREGKTFEKPEDLDPVLQEFLRASGGSLYLNFSGVEIYRPGEFRLTPIKRGTVRFDPLAELLAERDYDATVISSSPLLEHDAMYMKVLYERALTRRWMKKHSPPPALASKPKATAPIPSKTKPYARPASRTRPSVSKSHGRPKRGPTRRAKKQKRREGRRHAARHR